A window of Hordeum vulgare subsp. vulgare chromosome 5H, MorexV3_pseudomolecules_assembly, whole genome shotgun sequence genomic DNA:
CCAGCAGCAGATTCCGCGCCACGGCAACGAGCTCCTCCCCGTCCTTCTTCCCCTCCGCGGAGGCTGGTCCGATTCGATCCTCCAGGCGCGCCGGCGCTCTCCGTTGGTGGAATCTTTCCCCCGCTCGATCCATGTCCGGGCGGCCCCCGTTCTTGCCAGCGAGATCCGGTCAGTCCCTCCCGAGCGGCAGGATCTCTCTGTGATCCCCCTCTCCGCCTTCTTCTTTCCCGGCGGGAAGATCCGGGGTTTCTTGGGCGGTTTCCTCGGGGGCTCGCCGGACATGGCGTACGCGTCGCCGTACGTGCTGTCGTTCCTGCTGCTGCTCTCCATCCCGGCGGTCTACTTCCTCGCGCCGCGCCTGCTGCTGCCCAAGACGCTCCCGGCCATCCCGGACGCGGACGAGACGGAGGACCTGGCGCTCTTCCGCCGCGCCGTGCTCCTCTCGGCCGCGCCGGGCGCGCCCGTCGCCGCCGCCTTCGGCCGCCGCCCGCAGGCGCGGCCCAAGgtggccttcctcttcctcaccaaCTCCGACCTCGTCTTCGCGCCGCTCTGGGAGAAGTTCTTCGCGGGGCACCACGGCCTGCTCAACGTCTACGTCCACGCCGACCCCGCCGCCAACCTCACGCTGCCGCCGACCCCGTCCTTCCGCGGCCGCATCATCCGCGGCAAGGCCACGGCGCGCGCCTCCGCCACGCTCATCTCCGcggcgcgccgcctcctcgccaccGCGCTGCTCGACGACCCGGCCAACCACTTCTTCGCGCTGCTCTCCCAGTCCTGCGTCCCGCTCCTCCCGTTCCCCGCCCTCTACCGCACCCTCGTCACCGACAACAATGCCGCCGGCGccggccgccaccgccgccaccgcaGCTTCATCGAGATCCTCGACAGCGAGCCCACCCTGCACGCCCGCTACTACGCGCGCGGCGACAACGTGATGCTCCCGGAGGTGCCCTTCGACCGCTTCCGCGTCGGCTCGCAGTTCTTCGTGCTCGCCAGGCGGCACGCCGTCATGGTGGTCAGGGACAGGAGGCTCTGGAACAAGTTCAAGGCGCCATGCCTCGTCAAGGAGAAGGACTCGTGCTACCCGGAGGAGCACTACTTCCCGACGCTGCTCGACATGCAGGACCCCGACGGCTGCACCAAGTACACCCTCACCAGGGTCAACTGGACCGACGCCGTCGACGGCCACCCGCACACCTACCAGCCGGAGGAGGTCTCCGGGGACCTCATCAGGGAGCTCAGGAAGTCCAACGGCACCTACTCCCACATGTTCGCGCGCAAGTTCGCGGCGGGGACCCTTGCGCCGCTCATGGAGATCGCCGACTCCGTCATCCTGCGTGACTAGGCGCTCCGGTGTTCGTCGAGATGAACAGAACAAGGTAAGGAAGAGATCGATATATCACTTTGATGACTTTTCTTCTTAGAATTTTCAGTTCTGATAATTCCTATTACGTTTTTAAAACATTTCAATTGTGCTAAGTCTCATCAGCTCTTTACGGATTTCAGTTGTGCTAGGTCTCAGTAGATTGCATTGCAAGTTACAATGAGAAGGAGCAATAATTTAATCTGATTTGGTAGCCATTTTATATCAGCGTGTTTAATTCAACGCAGATGTTCTTATCTTTCTGTTGTGATAGGACTGGGTCtctcaaaggaaaaaaataatactAGTATTATGTTGCAGTGAAAATTTTATCAGTTGGCAGTTGGTGAATGGAAATCTCACAACAATTCTCTGTTTTTCATTGCAGGGTTGTGATGTGATGAAGAAGCATAAGCTGATCCATCCATTCC
This region includes:
- the LOC123396450 gene encoding glycosyltransferase BC10-like, producing the protein MAYASPYVLSFLLLLSIPAVYFLAPRLLLPKTLPAIPDADETEDLALFRRAVLLSAAPGAPVAAAFGRRPQARPKVAFLFLTNSDLVFAPLWEKFFAGHHGLLNVYVHADPAANLTLPPTPSFRGRIIRGKATARASATLISAARRLLATALLDDPANHFFALLSQSCVPLLPFPALYRTLVTDNNAAGAGRHRRHRSFIEILDSEPTLHARYYARGDNVMLPEVPFDRFRVGSQFFVLARRHAVMVVRDRRLWNKFKAPCLVKEKDSCYPEEHYFPTLLDMQDPDGCTKYTLTRVNWTDAVDGHPHTYQPEEVSGDLIRELRKSNGTYSHMFARKFAAGTLAPLMEIADSVILRD